A genomic region of Zea mays cultivar B73 chromosome 6, Zm-B73-REFERENCE-NAM-5.0, whole genome shotgun sequence contains the following coding sequences:
- the LOC103630320 gene encoding E3 ubiquitin-protein ligase KEG has translation MRVPCCSLCNVRYDEEERTPLLLHCGHGFCRACLSRMLAAAPGATLPCPRCRHLTAVGNSVSALRKNFPILSLLSTSPSSPSFLHSDSGSSSDGSEDEDDFFARPSRRPAPAPAAAPPGCSFFDLASHPDLKLARRIGSGPPGPAGQEVWAGTLSRGGGVKRCKHQVAVKRVPLAAGDGLEVVQEEVERLRRASTWCRNVCTFHGAVRVGGHLCFVMDRYVGSVQAEMRQNGGRLTLEQILRYGADIARGIAELHAAGIVCMSIKPSNILLDAHGHAFVSDYGLSAILKNLTSRRVPDDSSAGIDATLLSPNYTAPEAWGPLKKSLNMFWDSANGISPESDAWSFGCTLVEMCTGAVPWAGLSAEEICKSVVKEKKPPPQYSRVVGVGLPGELWKMIGECLQFRASRRPSFQDMLKTFLRHLLDIPRSPPASPEIDFANENLPNGMQPPTTSILEMVHDNPNALHHLVCEGDAAGVRDLLAKAASERNDSLIRSLLEAQNTDGLTALHLACRRGSAELVEAIVAYQENVDILDKDEDPPIVFALAAGSPRCVRALVGRSASINSRLREGLGPTLAHVCAHHGQPECMQELLMAGADPNAVDGEGESVLHIAVARRYTDCAIVILENGGCRSMGISNSQHKTPLHLCIETWNTAVVRRWVEVASLEDIAETIDVPSPVGTALCMAAALKKEHEKEGRELVRILLAAGADSTAQDDPHCRTALHTAAMIDDVELVKIILEAGVDVNIRNAQNTTPLHVALNRGANSCVGLLLAAGANCNIQDDDGDNAFHIAADAAKMIRENLAWIAQMLLQPSPAVDVRNHRGWTLRDFLERLPREWIYEELMETLEDKGVHLSPTIYEVADWVKFRRTVTSPAFGWQGAGPRSIGFVQSVVDNDHLAVSFCTGEAHVLTSEVIKVIPLNRGQHVQLKPGVSEPRFGWRGQSRDSIGTVLCVDDDGILRVGFPGASRGWRADPAEIERVEEYKVGNWVRIRPSLTVAVHGMESITPGSVGIVYSIRPDSSLLLGLCYLSNPWLCEPEEVEHVDPFKIGDQVCVKRSVAEPRYAWGGETHHSVGKIIDIESDGLLIIDIPNRAAPWQADPSDMEKIENFKVGDWIRVKATVPSPKYGWEDVTRNSIGIVHSLQDDGDVGVAFCFRSRLFLCSVADVEKAQPFEVGEKVHVSPSISEPRLGWLSETAATIGAISRIDMDGTLNIKVSGRKGLWKVAPGDAERLSAFEVGDWVRLKPSIGSRPTYDWNSVGRISIAVVHSIQDSGYLELAGCFRNGKWLTHNTDIEKVQTLKIGQHVRFRAGISEPRWGWRDANPDSRGVIAGVHADGEVRVAFFGVPGLWRGDPADLEIENIFEVGEWVRLTNDVEQWRSLKPGSIGVVHGVGYQGDAWDGTIHVAFCGEQERWIGPSSQLEGVSKFVVGQRVRIRGCIRQPRFGWSNHNHSSIGTISSIDADGKLRIHTPAGARAWLIDPAEVEEVEEEEVCVGDWVKVKDSVGTPVYQWGDVNHSSIGVVHRADDGELWIAFCFCERLWLCKAWEVEKVRPFRQGDKVRIRPGLVSPRWGWGMETYASKGEVVGVDANGKLRIKFRWRDRLWIGDPADIVLDDVHLLTEASNGLAFCS, from the exons CTGACGGCTCCGAAGACGAGGACGACTTCTTCGCGCGCCCCAGtcgccgccccgcgcccgcgcccgctgcCGCACCGCCCGGATGCAGCTTCTTCGACCTCGCCTCGCACCCGGACCTCAAGCTCGCCCGTCGCATCGGGAGCGGCCCGCCCGGGCCCGCCGGGCAGGAGGTGTGGGCCGGCACGCTGTCTCGTGGCGGTGGGGTCAAGCGGTGCAAGCACCAGGTGGCAGTGAAGAGGGTGCCCCTGGCCGCAGGGGACGGGCTCGAGGTTGTTCAAGAGGAGGTGGAGCGGCTGAGGCGCGCCTCCACATGGTGTCGGAACGTGTGCACATTCCATGGTGCTGTGAGGGTGGGCGGCCACCTCTGTTTCGTGATGGATCGCTATGTGGGGTCTGTGCAGGCGGAGATGCGGCAGAATGGTGGACGCCTTACGCTGGAGCAGATTCTCAG GTATGGAGCAGATATTGCTCGTGGAATAGCAGAACTCCATGCAGCGGGTATTGTTTGTATGAGCATAAAGCCGTCAAACATTCTTTTGGATGCACATGGACATGCATTCGTTTCGGATTACGGTCTTTCAGCAATTCTGAAGAACCTTACTAGTAGGAGAGTACCTGATGACTCCAGTGCTGGCATTGATGCTACACTGCTTAGCCCCAATTATACAGCTCCTGAGGCATGGGGACCACTGAAGAAGTCACTGAATATGTTTTGGGATAGTGCAAACGGTATATCACCAGAGTCAGATGCATGGAGTTTTGGTTGCACGCTTGTGGAAATGTGTACTGGTGCTGTTCC ATGGGCTGGACTGAGTGCAGAGGAAATATGTAAGTCTGTTGTAAAAGAAAAGAAGCCACCGCCTCAATATTCAAGAGTAGTAGGTGTAGGACTTCCTGGGGAGCTGTGGAAGATGATTGGTGAATGCTTGCAATTCCGAGCTTCAAGAAGACCATCCTTCCAGGACATGCTGAAAACTTTTCTTCGGCATCTTCTGGACATACCACGGAGCCCACCTGCTAGTCCCGAAAT TGATTTTGCAAATGAAAACTTGCCCAATGGCATGCAACCTCCAACAACCTCCATCTTAGAGATGGTTCATGATAATCCAAATGCCTTGCATCATCTTGTATGCGAAGGAGATGCTGCTGGTGTTAG GGATCTACTTGCAAAAGCTGCATCAGAGAGAAACGATAGTTTAATCCGTTCTCTCTTAGAAGCACAAAATACAGATGGGCTCACTGCCCTACATTTAGCATGCCGCCGAGGCTCGGCAGAGCTTGTGGAAGCTATTGTTGCTTACCAAGAGAATGTAGATATATTAGATAAGGATGAAGACCCTCCTATAGTATTTGCTTTGGCTGCTGGCTCTCCACGATGTGTTCGTGCACTTGTAGGCAGGTCTGCTAGTATAAATTCTAGGCTTAGAGAAGGCCTGGGTCCTACTCTTGCCCATGTCTGTGCTCATCATGGTCAGCCGGAGTGCATGCAG GAGCTGCTGATGGCTGGAGCTGATCCTAACGCAGTAGACGGGGAAGGTGAATCTGTGCTGCATATTGCCGTGGCCAGGAGATATACCGATTGTGCTATTGTTATACTGGAAAATGGAGGCTGCAGATCGATGGGCATATCAAATTCTCAACATAAAAC GCCATTGCATTTATGTATTGAGACATGGAACACAGCTGTGGTAAGAAGATGGGTTGAAGTTGCATCTTTAGAGGATATAGCAGAAACGATTGATGTACCCAGCCCTGTTGGTACAGCTTTATGCATGGCAGCAGCTCTTAAAAAGGAGCATGAGAAAG AGGGTCGAGAGTTAGTAAGAATATTGCTTGCTGCTGGTGCTGATTCTACGGCACAAGATGATCCACACTGTAGAACTGCATTACATACTGCAGCAATGATCGATGATGTGGAGCTGGTTAAG ATTATACTGGAAGCAGGAGTtgatgttaatataagaaatgctCAAAATACAACCCCACTGCATGTTGCACTTAATAGAGGTGCAAACTCATGTGTTGGCTTGCTTTTAGCAGCTGGTGCAAACTGCAACATACAG GATGATGATGGTGACAATGCTTTTCACATAGCTGCTGATGCAGCAAAAATGATACGTGAAAACCTGGCTTGGATTGCTCAAATGCTACTACAGCCGTCACCTGCTGTTGATGTGAGAAACCACCG AGGTTGGACACTACGAGACTTTCTTGAGAGGCTTCCACGAGAATGGATTTATGAAGAATTGATGGAAACACTTGAAGATAAAGGAGTCCATCTCTCACCAACCAT ATATGAGGTTGCAGATTGGGTGAAATTTAGAAGAACTGTTACTTCACCTGCTTTTGGCTGGCAAGGTGCAGGACCTAGAAGCATTGGTTTTGTCCAGTCTGTTGTTGACAATGACCACCTTGCTGTGTCATTTTGTACTGGAGAAGCCCATGTTTTGACAAGTGAAGTTATCAAAGTTATTCCATTAAATAGGGGCCAACATGTGCAACTCAAGCCTGGTGTTTCGGAACCTAG ATTTGGATGGCGCGGTCAATCACGGGATAGCATTGGGACAGTTCTCTGTGTTGATGACGATGGAATCTTGAGGGTTGGTTTCCCAGGAGCTTCTAGGGGATGGAGAGCTGATCCTGCTGAAATTGAAAGGGTTGAAGAATATAAGGTTGGTAACTGGGTTCGGATTCGTCCCTCACTGACGGTTGCTGTACATGGCATGGAGTCGATTACTCCTGGAAGTGTTGGGATTGTATACTCCATCAGACCAGATAGCAGTCTTCTATTGGGCCTTTGCTATTTGTCCAATCCATGGCTGTGTGAACCAGAGGAGGTTGAACACGTCGACCCATTCAAG ATTGGGGACCAAGTATGTGTAAAGAGGTCTGTTGCAGAGCCCAGATATGCATGGGGTGGTGAGACTCATCACAGTGTTGGGAAAATAATTGACATCGAGAGTGATGGTCTGCTCATCATTGATATTCCTAATCGGGCTGCGCCATGGCAAGCAGATCCATCGGACATGGAAAAGATTGAGAACTTTAAG GTTGGCGATTGGATTAGAGTCAAAGCAACAGTTCCTTCACCCAAATATGGTTGGGAGGATGTGACTCGTAATAGTATTGGGATTGTTCATAGTCTACAAGATGATGGGGATGTTGGTGTTGCTTTCTGCTTCAGAAGCAGGCTTTTTCTTTGCTCGGTTGCAGATGTCGAGAAGGCACAGCCATTTGAAGTAGGGGAGAAGGTTCATGTGTCACCTTCCATATCTGAGCCACGCCTCGGGTGGTTAAGTGAAACTGCAGCTACTATTGGAGCCATATCAAGGATTGACATGGATGGGACTTTAAATATCAAGGTTTCTGGCCGAAAAGGCTTGTGGAAGGTTGCTCCTGGTGACGCTGAGAGGCTTTCAGCATTTGAAGTTGGAGATTGGGTCCGCCTGAAACCAAGTATTGGGAGCAGGCCTACCTATGACTGGAATAGTGTTGGGAGAATAAGCATTGCAGTAGTCCATAGCATTCAGGACTCTGGTTACTTGGAGTTAGCAGGTTGTTTCAGGAATGGGAAATGGTTAACCCATAATACAGACATTGAGAAAGTGCAGACCTTAAAAATTGGTCAGCATGTTCGATTCCGTGCTGGAATTTCAGAGCCTAGATGGGGATGGAGAGATGCGAACCCTGATTCTAGAGGCGTCATCGCTGGTGTACATGCTGATGGAGAGGTAAGGGTTGCCTTCTTTGGTGTGCCTGGATTGTGGAGAGGCGACCCTGCAGATCTTGAAATTGAGAATATCTTTGAGGTTGGAGAGTGGGTTAGGCTGACGAACGATGTGGAACAATGGAGATCGCTCAAACCTGGTAGCATTGGTGTGGTGCATGGGGTGGGATATCAAGGTGATGCTTGGGATGGAACCATTCATGTTGCTTTTTGTGGTGAGCAGGAAAGGTGGATTGGGCCTTCTAGCCAGCTTGAAGGAGTTAGCAAGTTTGTTGTTGGGCAGCGTGTTCGAATCAGAGGCTGTATCCGCCAGCCAAGATTTGGTTGGTCCAACCATAATCATTCAAGTATAGGGACAATCTCATCTATTGACGCAGATGGGAAGCTGAGGATTCATACACCAGCTGGTGCCAGGGCTTGGTTGATAGACCCAGCAGAGGTGGAAGAAGTGGAGGAGGAGGAAGTCTGTGTTGGGGATTGGGTAAAGGTTAAGGACTCCGTTGGAACCCCAGTTTATCAATGGGGTGATGTGAACCACAGCAGCATAGGGGTGGTCCACCGGGCTGATGATGGAGAGCTCTGGATTGCTTTCTGCTTCTGCGAGAGGCTATGGTTATGCAAAGCATGGGAGGTGGAAAAAGTGAGGCCCTTCAGACAAGGTGACAAAGTAAGGATACGACCTGGTCTTGTATCCCCCAGATGGGGTTGGGGGATGGAGACCTACGCGAGCAAAGGCGAGGTTGTAGGTGTGGATGCAAATGGAAAGCTGAGGATAAAGTTTCGGTGGAGGGATAGACTTTGGATTGGGGACCCTGCTGATATTGTTCTTGATGATGTCCACTTATTGACGGAGGCTTCTAATGGCTTGGCTTTTTGTTCATAG